The following proteins are encoded in a genomic region of Primulina huaijiensis isolate GDHJ02 chromosome 3, ASM1229523v2, whole genome shotgun sequence:
- the LOC140973559 gene encoding 7-deoxyloganetin glucosyltransferase-like: MESIEATKKQHALCIPFPAQGHINPMLKFAILLHNKGFHITFVHTEYNYTRLLRSQGPAAVGGLLDFRFETIPDGLSPADGRADSRNLPSLCFSTRKNCLAPVSELIKKLNHREPPVSCVIADSIMSFALDAAEEIGVPGVMLRTASACSFLCYKHVGHLVDKGFVPLKDEKEYLDTPINWIPGMIPLRLKDFPSFVLTTDPKDEMLNYVITETARSSKASAIIINTVFALEKNVLNALSSICPPIYTIGPLQLLIDRVPDDDTMKRMSSSLLPEEPECLEWLDSKPKNSVIYVNYGSIAVLTPRQVTELAWGLMDSNKSFLWIVRPDLVSGENTALPLGFSEAAKDRGFLASWCPQEKVLAHGAVGGFLTHCGWNSMTESLCSGVPMLCWPFFADQQINCRYACDEWGVGLEICSDAKREDVGYLVRELLDGERGEKMKRRALEWKEKVAKAIDCGGSSYLNLSKLVKDVLCV, translated from the exons ATGGAATCCATTGAAGCAACCAAAAAACAGCATGCTCTGTGCATTCCCTTTCCAGCGCAAGGCCACATCAACCCCATGCTCAAGTTCGCCATACTTCTCCACAACAAAGGCTTCCACATAACCTTTGTCCACACAGAATACAACTACACCCGCCTCCTCCGATCTCAAGGCCCCGCCGCCGTGGGGGGACTGCTGGACTTCCGCTTTGAGACTATCCCAGATGGTCTTTCACCGGCTGATGGCCGCGCAGACTCTCGAAACCTTCCTTCTCTCTGTTTTTCAACTCGAAAGAACTGCTTGGCTCCCGTTAGTGAACTTATCAAGAAACTGAACCACCGTGAGCCGCCGGTGAGCTGTGTGATTGCTGATTCGATCATGAGTTTTGCTCTGGACGCGGCGGAGGAGATCGGTGTTCCCGGTGTGATGCTGCGGACTGCGAGCGCTTGTAGCTTCTTGTGTTATAAACACGTTGGCCATCTTGTGGATAAGGGCTTTGTACCACTCAAAG ATGAGAAGGAATATTTGGACACTCCAATAAATTGGATTCCGGGAATGATCCCTTTACGCCTCAAAGATTTCCCCAGTTTCGTTCTAACAACCGATCCGAAAgatgaaatgttaaattatgTAATAACAGAAACTGCTCGATCTTCAAAGGCATCAGCCATAATCATAAACACTGTTTTTGCTTTGGAAAAGAATGTGCTGAATGCTCTTTCTTCAATCTGCCCACCAATCTACACCATCGGCCCGCTGCAACTCCTGATAGATCGCGTTCCAGACGACGACACTATGAAACGGATGAGCTCCAGCCTCTTGCCTGAAGAGCCTGAGTGCCTCGAGTGGCTCGACTCGAAGCCTAAAAACTCAGTTATCTACGTGAACTATGGCAGCATTGCAGTCTTAACTCCCCGGCAGGTGACCGAGTTAGCATGGGGGCTTATGGACAGCAACAAGAGCTTCTTGTGGATCGTTAGGCCGGATTTAGTTTCGGGAGAGAACACCGCCCTCCCACTCGGATTCTCCGAGGCAGCAAAAGACAGAGGTTTTCTAGCGAGTTGGTGCCCTCAAGAAAAGGTGCTCGCCCATGGAGCAGTTGGAGGATTCTTGACGCACTGCGGATGGAACTCGATGACTGAAAGCTTGTGCAGTGGGGTTCCGATGCTATGCTGGCCTTTTTTCGCCGATCAACAGATAAATTGTCGGTATGCGTGCGACGAATGGGGCGTCGGATTGGAAATCTGTAGTGATGCAAAGAGGGAGGACGTGGGATATCTTGTCAGGGAATTGTTGGATGGGGAGAGAGGTGAGAAGATGAAGAGAAGGGCTTTGGAGTGGAAGGAGAAGGTGGCCAAAGCCATCGATTGTGGAGGTTCATCCTATTTGAATTTGAGTAAATTAGTAAAAGATGTTTTatgtgtctga